A single window of Rhodoligotrophos appendicifer DNA harbors:
- a CDS encoding cupin domain-containing protein, whose protein sequence is MTKMTAGITKAETGIEGISWNILGQIYVPKQLSENSFSWHATFPVGTFVPPHIHPHQDEFLYILEGRFDFVLSGEEAYAEPGDLVRLPMGQPHGIFNRTRGEVKCLFWVAPSRRLFDLFWALHNLGPQANPAEVVAVSAKHEVDFLPPPDA, encoded by the coding sequence ATGACCAAGATGACCGCCGGCATCACCAAAGCCGAAACAGGGATCGAAGGCATCAGCTGGAACATCCTCGGCCAGATCTACGTCCCGAAGCAATTGTCGGAGAACTCGTTTTCCTGGCACGCGACCTTCCCGGTCGGGACTTTCGTGCCACCGCATATCCATCCGCATCAGGACGAGTTCCTCTATATCCTCGAGGGGCGCTTCGACTTCGTCCTGTCGGGCGAGGAAGCGTATGCGGAGCCCGGCGATCTCGTGCGCCTGCCCATGGGACAGCCGCACGGCATCTTCAACCGTACGCGCGGCGAGGTGAAATGCCTGTTCTGGGTCGCGCCGTCGCGCCGCCTGTTCGACCTGTTCTGGGCCCTCCACAATCTGGGCCCGCAGGCCAATCCGGCCGAAGTCGTCGCCGTCTCCGCCAAGCACGAGGTCGATTTCCTGCCGCCGCCGGACGCATGA
- a CDS encoding flavin-dependent oxidoreductase: MKVMIVGGGIGGLTAALMLHARGIHVELFEQSPEIREVGVGINTLPHAIAELSALGLLPALDRVGLRTRELIYLNRQGQEVWRELRGLHAGHPVPQYSIHRGRLQKLLFDAALERLGADAFHFGRSLSGFMQDEGGITAHFVDSLKGGTGEVARGDILVCADGIHSVARRIFYPDEGAPKWNGVIMWRGAAEWPVWQDGETMAIGGGMGAKFVYYPIASPQDGRVLTNWVVNVKLADAAVSPPPKDSWSRPAPRAEVMSFARRFHIPGVDIEGLVAATSQIFEYPMCDRDPLPRWTFGRVTLLGDAAHPMYPVGSNGASQAILDARALADALARSSHPRQGLYEYERERLPKTAEIVHLNRKGGPERVIDAVEKLAPAGFEDVNLVLPHAEREAIVRGYPTATKGKSAPLNVP; the protein is encoded by the coding sequence ATGAAGGTCATGATCGTGGGCGGCGGGATCGGCGGTCTTACGGCTGCCTTGATGTTGCATGCGCGCGGCATTCACGTAGAGCTCTTTGAGCAGTCACCGGAGATCCGGGAAGTGGGGGTCGGCATCAACACCCTGCCTCACGCGATCGCCGAATTGTCGGCGCTGGGGCTCCTGCCCGCTCTGGACAGGGTCGGCCTGCGCACACGAGAGCTCATCTATCTCAATCGCCAGGGCCAGGAGGTCTGGCGCGAATTGCGTGGACTTCATGCGGGCCATCCGGTGCCGCAATATTCCATCCATCGCGGCCGCCTGCAGAAGCTGCTGTTTGATGCCGCCCTGGAGCGCCTCGGGGCGGACGCGTTTCATTTCGGCCGCTCGCTGTCGGGGTTCATGCAGGACGAGGGCGGGATCACCGCGCATTTCGTCGACAGCCTCAAAGGCGGCACGGGCGAAGTCGCGCGGGGCGACATCCTCGTCTGTGCCGACGGCATCCATTCGGTCGCGCGACGGATTTTCTATCCCGACGAGGGGGCGCCCAAATGGAACGGCGTCATCATGTGGCGCGGCGCTGCGGAGTGGCCGGTGTGGCAGGACGGAGAGACGATGGCCATCGGCGGCGGCATGGGCGCGAAGTTCGTCTATTATCCGATCGCGTCCCCGCAAGACGGCCGGGTGCTCACCAATTGGGTGGTCAATGTGAAGCTGGCCGACGCCGCCGTCTCACCGCCGCCGAAGGACAGCTGGTCACGGCCGGCACCGCGCGCCGAGGTCATGTCCTTCGCCCGCCGCTTCCATATCCCCGGCGTCGATATCGAGGGGCTGGTGGCCGCGACATCGCAGATCTTCGAATATCCCATGTGCGACCGCGATCCGCTGCCGCGCTGGACCTTCGGACGCGTGACACTGCTGGGCGATGCCGCCCATCCCATGTATCCGGTGGGCTCGAATGGAGCGTCGCAGGCGATCCTCGATGCCCGCGCACTGGCCGATGCCCTGGCCCGTTCCAGCCATCCGCGCCAGGGCCTCTACGAGTATGAGCGCGAGCGGCTGCCGAAAACGGCCGAGATCGTCCATCTCAACCGCAAGGGCGGCCCGGAGCGGGTCATCGACGCAGTGGAAAAACTCGCACCCGCCGGTTTCGAGGACGTCAACCTCGTGCTCCCGCATGCCGAGCGCGAGGCGATCGTCCGGGGGTATCCGACGGCGACGAAGGGGAAGTCAGCTCCCCTGAACGTCCCTTGA
- a CDS encoding agmatinase has protein sequence MSVSSKFQPIDSSKIPRYAEVATFMRAAKVEIEKPLDIALAGVPLDLGATYRVGARHGPAGVREASRLIRQVNPTTGVAPYRLCNIGDVGDAPTHPLSVELSVDMIEEFYKRIHAIGAVPLSVGGDHVVPLPILRAIAKERPVGLIQIDSHADTFDTFMGTKINHATFVRRGIEEGLLDPKRIIQIGLRGTRYGDDDINYGNEAGIRMMSMDEYEDLGRAAVIDEIKRVIGDGPTYITIDIDGLDPRDAAGTAVPEPGGISMRDLQMILRKLTGANIIGGDICEVVPGLDPSGMTCVNAANLLFEMTCLAAVARGK, from the coding sequence ATGAGCGTTTCGTCAAAATTCCAGCCGATCGATTCATCCAAGATACCGCGTTACGCTGAGGTCGCGACCTTCATGCGCGCGGCCAAGGTGGAGATCGAAAAGCCGTTGGACATCGCCCTTGCGGGTGTGCCCCTCGATCTGGGTGCCACCTATCGCGTCGGCGCCCGTCACGGCCCCGCCGGCGTGCGGGAGGCCTCGCGCCTGATCCGTCAGGTTAATCCGACCACCGGGGTCGCACCCTATCGTCTCTGCAATATCGGGGACGTGGGCGATGCGCCGACCCATCCCTTGAGCGTCGAGCTCAGCGTCGATATGATCGAGGAGTTCTACAAGCGCATCCACGCCATCGGCGCGGTGCCGCTGTCGGTCGGCGGCGACCATGTGGTGCCCTTGCCCATCCTGCGGGCGATTGCCAAGGAACGGCCCGTGGGGCTGATCCAGATCGACAGCCATGCCGACACCTTCGACACCTTCATGGGCACGAAGATCAATCACGCGACCTTCGTCCGCCGCGGGATCGAGGAAGGGCTGTTGGATCCCAAACGCATCATCCAGATCGGACTGCGGGGCACCCGCTACGGCGACGACGACATCAACTACGGCAACGAGGCCGGCATTCGCATGATGTCGATGGATGAGTATGAAGACCTGGGCCGTGCGGCGGTGATCGACGAGATCAAGCGCGTGATCGGCGATGGTCCGACCTACATCACCATCGACATTGACGGCCTCGACCCGCGCGACGCGGCGGGCACCGCCGTGCCGGAACCGGGCGGCATTTCCATGCGCGACCTGCAGATGATCCTTCGCAAGCTTACCGGCGCGAACATCATCGGCGGCGACATCTGCGAGGTGGTGCCAGGGCTCGACCCGTCGGGGATGACCTGCGTCAATGCCGCGAACTTGCTGTTCGAGATGACCTGCCTGGCGGCCGTGGCGCGCGGGAAGTAG
- a CDS encoding NIPSNAP family protein, translating to MYELRHYVPAPGKAKELRDRFANGTMKLFEKLGFEVVEFWEHADGSGELWYVIEWPDETTMRASWDGFRKNEEWQALKASSEAGGPLTASITSIPLQDVDFFRRS from the coding sequence ATGTACGAGTTGAGGCACTACGTGCCCGCACCGGGAAAGGCGAAAGAGCTTCGCGACCGCTTTGCGAACGGCACCATGAAGCTGTTCGAGAAGCTCGGCTTCGAGGTGGTGGAATTCTGGGAGCATGCCGACGGCTCGGGTGAGCTGTGGTATGTGATTGAATGGCCCGACGAGACGACCATGCGTGCGTCTTGGGACGGGTTCCGGAAGAATGAGGAGTGGCAGGCCCTGAAGGCAAGCTCGGAAGCCGGGGGGCCGCTGACCGCCTCGATCACCTCGATCCCGCTGCAGGACGTGGATTTCTTCCGCCGATCCTGA
- a CDS encoding PLP-dependent aminotransferase family protein → MSISTLSCHKPPLLMWTPDYKGRHGKLYVAIADALAEDVARGRLAPGARLPTHRELAWQLKLSVSTISKAYALAERRHLIEGEVGRGTFVTSRPSDLPRLEPNRVQSDLIDLSFNSLVVLPSHHAAIADAMRKVADSGRVEALVPYHRPWLGMPEHQNAAAKWLSGLGVTAQPEDIVIVNGAQQATAAILNALTEPGDTILLEELTDPGIRFLVANRHLTPKGVAIDHHGVIPDAFEAACRSGPVRALFCIPTHHSPTLTVMPLERRKEIAEIADRHGVAIIENDVCGALMDKPLPPISTFATEQGFYVTSLSKIVSAGLRIGFIVAPPGRAKDLLPGLASTTWMASLFAVEIACRLIEDGVARQLADEQREEFRKRQSFANDILSGFQIASLPTGLHQWLTLPESWRAEGFVSAANARGVAVTPAEAFVVGHGPSPQAVRLSLGGATASRGELQQGLEVLAELLRGKRPAASFLVL, encoded by the coding sequence ATGTCAATTTCAACATTGTCATGCCACAAGCCGCCCCTTCTGATGTGGACACCCGACTACAAAGGCCGCCACGGCAAGCTCTACGTCGCCATCGCTGACGCTCTTGCGGAGGATGTGGCGCGCGGCCGCCTCGCGCCCGGGGCTCGGCTGCCCACCCATCGCGAGTTGGCCTGGCAGCTGAAGCTCTCGGTCAGCACCATCAGCAAGGCTTACGCCTTGGCCGAGCGTCGGCATCTGATCGAGGGGGAGGTGGGTCGCGGCACCTTCGTGACCTCGCGGCCATCGGACCTGCCGCGCCTGGAGCCGAACCGCGTCCAATCGGATTTGATCGATCTGAGTTTCAACAGCCTGGTGGTTCTGCCCAGTCACCACGCCGCGATCGCGGATGCCATGCGCAAGGTCGCCGACAGTGGCAGGGTCGAGGCATTGGTGCCCTATCACCGCCCGTGGCTCGGCATGCCGGAACACCAGAATGCCGCGGCCAAATGGTTGTCGGGACTGGGTGTAACGGCCCAGCCCGAGGACATCGTAATCGTCAATGGCGCCCAGCAGGCGACGGCCGCCATTCTCAATGCGCTGACCGAGCCGGGCGACACCATCCTGCTGGAAGAGCTGACCGACCCGGGGATCCGTTTTCTCGTGGCCAACCGGCATCTGACGCCCAAGGGCGTCGCGATCGATCATCACGGCGTGATTCCCGACGCGTTCGAGGCGGCCTGTCGTTCGGGCCCGGTGCGCGCTCTGTTCTGCATCCCGACCCATCACAGCCCGACGCTGACCGTCATGCCCCTCGAACGGCGCAAGGAGATCGCCGAGATCGCGGACCGGCACGGGGTTGCCATCATCGAGAACGATGTCTGCGGCGCCTTGATGGACAAGCCGCTGCCCCCGATTTCGACCTTTGCCACAGAGCAGGGCTTTTATGTCACCAGCCTGTCGAAGATCGTCTCGGCCGGTCTGCGCATCGGCTTCATCGTGGCCCCGCCCGGGCGGGCGAAGGACCTGCTGCCAGGGCTTGCCTCGACAACCTGGATGGCCTCGCTCTTCGCCGTCGAAATCGCCTGCCGGCTGATCGAGGATGGGGTCGCGCGGCAACTGGCGGACGAACAGCGCGAGGAATTCCGCAAGCGACAATCCTTCGCGAATGACATCCTCAGCGGCTTCCAGATCGCCTCCCTGCCCACGGGACTGCATCAATGGCTGACGCTGCCGGAGAGTTGGCGCGCCGAAGGGTTCGTCTCGGCTGCCAATGCGCGCGGCGTGGCCGTCACGCCGGCCGAGGCCTTCGTCGTCGGGCATGGACCCTCGCCGCAGGCGGTGCGCCTCAGCCTCGGCGGCGCCACGGCCTCACGCGGTGAGCTGCAGCAGGGGTTGGAGGTGCTGGCCGAGTTGCTTCGCGGCAAGCGCCCGGCCGCATCGTTTCTGGTTCTTTGA
- a CDS encoding LLM class flavin-dependent oxidoreductase: protein MQFGFYLPCYYPDLSYPAAQLYRDMIEEAKLAEELGFISLTIPEHHFINYLVHPSPLLTAVRVAAETKSIPLISAVLVLPFYDIRRLAGEIAQADCLTEGRIQIGVGRGAFRYEFDRFNVPVEESRERFDESLNILIKLLTEEEVGWDGKYYKFDPITIVPKPFQSPFPKIWVAALAEASINASVKRGFNVMTTPLRDPFEAASKQAHAFLNALPAGNPLNQKHSMLRMGFVTENEADTQNKLQLALENHRRFVNVFDTPGTVEGGAIIPLDVPETLEDIRKSLIIGSAQECVDKIAHYDALGIDDIQVNMDFGASHKDVMGALERFAVHVMPHFKTRAKTKAEAVL from the coding sequence ATGCAGTTCGGCTTTTACCTTCCCTGCTACTATCCCGACCTCTCCTATCCCGCAGCCCAGCTCTATCGGGACATGATCGAGGAAGCCAAGCTCGCCGAGGAGCTCGGCTTCATCTCGCTGACGATCCCGGAGCATCACTTCATCAATTACCTGGTGCATCCGAGCCCCCTGCTCACCGCCGTCAGGGTGGCCGCGGAGACGAAGTCGATCCCCTTGATCAGCGCCGTGCTGGTCCTGCCCTTCTACGACATCCGCCGGCTTGCTGGAGAGATTGCGCAAGCGGACTGTCTCACCGAGGGGCGCATCCAGATCGGCGTCGGTCGCGGCGCCTTCCGCTACGAGTTCGACCGCTTCAACGTCCCCGTGGAGGAAAGCCGCGAGCGCTTCGACGAAAGCCTGAACATCCTGATCAAGCTGCTCACGGAGGAAGAGGTCGGCTGGGACGGAAAGTACTACAAGTTCGATCCGATCACGATCGTGCCGAAGCCCTTCCAGAGCCCCTTCCCGAAGATCTGGGTCGCAGCCCTGGCGGAGGCTTCGATCAATGCCTCGGTGAAGCGCGGCTTCAACGTCATGACGACACCCTTGCGCGATCCCTTCGAGGCGGCGAGCAAGCAAGCCCATGCGTTCCTGAACGCCTTGCCGGCCGGAAATCCGCTGAACCAGAAGCATTCCATGCTGCGCATGGGCTTCGTCACCGAAAACGAGGCCGATACCCAGAACAAGCTCCAGCTGGCGCTCGAGAACCATCGCCGCTTCGTCAATGTCTTCGACACGCCGGGCACCGTGGAAGGTGGCGCGATCATCCCGCTGGACGTGCCTGAGACGCTGGAGGACATCCGCAAGAGCCTGATCATCGGATCGGCGCAGGAATGCGTCGACAAGATCGCTCACTATGATGCGCTGGGCATCGACGACATCCAGGTGAACATGGATTTCGGTGCGTCACACAAAGATGTGATGGGCGCCCTCGAGCGCTTTGCGGTGCACGTCATGCCACATTTCAAAACACGCGCGAAGACGAAGGCGGAGGCCGTGCTGTGA
- a CDS encoding dipeptidase, giving the protein MNAKGIHEQALIIDGLVFRCDSDEPLRRGNVSAVNITVSDFNADFEGVSDDIAAWLARVAAPGSPWHIVETVADIHAARAAGKIGLIMGWQNMRGIADRLDRIRFFHRLGVRLMQLTYNERNFIGDGCLEPADGALSLFGRRVIAEMNKVGMAIDLSHVGHRTAMDVAALSARPVLLTHANSKTITDAPRNKHDALIKAVADTGGLIGASVYGPMCWNGDPSRRPALEDFYRQLEHIVGLVGIEHVAMGTDFPAVTDLDSVASVIQMTLDRYPTAITKYAQAFGNDVRTRYPSDCGSHAELGKITDLLVAKGWSTADINAFYSGNYLRVLDQIWTT; this is encoded by the coding sequence GTGAACGCCAAGGGGATCCACGAGCAGGCGCTGATCATCGATGGCCTGGTGTTCCGCTGCGACAGCGACGAACCCTTGCGGCGCGGCAATGTCTCGGCCGTCAACATCACCGTGTCCGACTTCAATGCGGATTTCGAGGGCGTCAGCGACGACATCGCGGCTTGGCTCGCCCGGGTCGCTGCGCCCGGCAGCCCCTGGCACATCGTCGAGACGGTGGCCGACATCCATGCCGCGCGGGCGGCAGGCAAGATCGGCCTCATCATGGGCTGGCAGAACATGCGCGGCATCGCCGACCGGCTGGACCGCATCCGTTTCTTCCATCGGCTCGGCGTGCGGCTGATGCAGCTCACCTATAATGAACGCAATTTCATTGGGGACGGCTGCCTGGAGCCGGCGGACGGGGCGTTGAGCCTGTTCGGCCGCAGGGTCATCGCCGAAATGAACAAAGTCGGCATGGCCATCGACCTCAGCCATGTGGGCCATCGCACCGCCATGGACGTGGCCGCCCTCAGCGCGCGCCCCGTGCTGCTGACGCATGCCAATTCCAAGACCATCACCGACGCGCCGCGGAACAAGCATGACGCGCTGATCAAGGCGGTCGCCGACACCGGCGGTCTCATCGGAGCCAGCGTCTATGGTCCGATGTGCTGGAACGGCGATCCCTCGCGGCGGCCCGCCCTGGAGGATTTCTACCGCCAGCTCGAGCACATTGTCGGCCTGGTCGGCATCGAACACGTGGCCATGGGGACCGATTTTCCCGCCGTTACGGACCTCGATTCCGTCGCGTCGGTCATTCAAATGACCCTCGACCGCTACCCGACCGCGATCACGAAATACGCCCAAGCCTTCGGCAACGACGTCCGCACGCGCTATCCCTCCGACTGCGGCTCACACGCCGAATTGGGCAAGATCACCGATCTGCTCGTCGCGAAGGGCTGGAGCACCGCCGATATCAACGCCTTCTACAGCGGCAATTATCTGCGGGTGCTGGATCAGATCTGGACCACCTGA
- a CDS encoding ABC transporter substrate-binding protein yields the protein MLRSGILSRASRRAVLLVAGAALLATPALAEDQITIASWGGNYQEALSKAVWQPTAEKLGIKILEDSTNGLADVRAQVSSGSVLWDITELTIDGCAQGQTEGLFEDLDYSVINKDGFDPAVVQKTYIGLNYYSNVIGWNKDKFKDGPQSWADFWDVEKFPGRRSLRNDPAEVLEAALLADGVAPDQLYPLDLDRAFKSLEKIKPHISVWWSSGAQSAQLVADGEVDLIGAWNGRISAAVKSGAPFDFTFNQGLLIADCLVIPKGVKNKDLAMKALATAVSADILANLPQYIDYGPANLKAYDTGKITPEMAKSLNTSPENAKKQAVVRGDWWGENGAAARERWATFINQ from the coding sequence ATGCTTCGATCCGGTATTCTGTCTCGCGCCTCGCGGAGGGCTGTCCTGCTCGTGGCCGGTGCCGCGTTGCTCGCAACGCCCGCCCTCGCCGAAGACCAGATCACCATCGCCTCGTGGGGCGGCAACTACCAGGAAGCCCTGTCCAAGGCCGTCTGGCAGCCCACCGCCGAAAAGCTCGGCATCAAGATCCTGGAAGATTCGACCAACGGGCTTGCGGATGTCCGCGCCCAGGTGTCGTCGGGCAGCGTGTTGTGGGACATCACGGAGCTCACGATCGACGGTTGCGCCCAGGGCCAGACAGAAGGCTTGTTCGAAGACCTTGACTACAGCGTCATCAACAAGGACGGCTTCGATCCCGCCGTGGTCCAGAAGACCTATATCGGCCTGAACTATTACTCCAACGTCATCGGCTGGAACAAAGACAAGTTCAAGGACGGCCCGCAGAGCTGGGCGGACTTCTGGGACGTCGAGAAGTTCCCCGGCCGCCGCTCGCTGCGCAACGATCCGGCTGAAGTGCTGGAGGCCGCCCTCCTCGCCGACGGCGTGGCGCCCGATCAGCTTTATCCGCTCGATCTCGACCGCGCCTTCAAGAGCCTGGAGAAGATCAAGCCGCATATCTCCGTGTGGTGGTCCTCGGGCGCACAGTCCGCACAGCTCGTCGCGGATGGCGAAGTCGATCTGATCGGTGCCTGGAACGGTCGCATCAGTGCCGCCGTGAAGTCCGGCGCGCCCTTCGATTTCACCTTCAACCAGGGCCTGCTCATCGCCGACTGCCTGGTCATCCCGAAGGGTGTCAAGAACAAGGACCTCGCCATGAAGGCGCTGGCGACCGCCGTGTCCGCCGACATCCTGGCCAACCTGCCGCAATATATCGATTACGGACCTGCCAACCTGAAGGCCTATGATACCGGCAAGATCACGCCGGAAATGGCCAAGTCCCTGAACACCTCGCCCGAGAACGCCAAGAAGCAGGCGGTGGTGCGCGGCGACTGGTGGGGCGAGAACGGTGCCGCAGCCCGCGAGCGTTGGGCGACGTTCATCAATCAGTGA
- a CDS encoding ABC transporter ATP-binding protein: MTFREGSSSRPGLQINVNSLVKTYGTYKALDGVDLDIAAGEFLTLLGPSGSGKSTLLMVIAGFIRPTSGSLSFGGKDVTMLEPHKRNIGVVFQNYALFPHMTVGANVAYPLKLRGVSKPKIREQVAWALSLVKLDGYDDRSIDQLSGGQRQRVALARAVVFEPDVLLMDEPLSALDKKLREHMQIEIRRLHETLGVTTIYVTHDQREALTMSDRIAVINHGRFEQIAQPRTLYETPGSSFVADFIGDATVIALQGDASGRTLNGHPVRSNGHAVPVGEAFLVMRPEKLRILDGSSDDQWNRFAGVVSDSVYQGESVLISVTLENGESVFLRQPTDQQTLAALPQRGQPIEVGLHIRDTLIVPRHAAT, translated from the coding sequence ATGACTTTTCGAGAAGGCTCGAGCTCGCGCCCAGGCTTGCAGATCAACGTCAATTCCCTGGTTAAGACCTATGGCACCTACAAGGCCCTGGACGGCGTCGATCTCGACATCGCGGCCGGTGAATTCCTGACCCTGCTCGGGCCATCCGGCTCGGGCAAGTCCACCCTGCTCATGGTGATCGCAGGGTTCATCCGCCCGACCTCCGGCTCGCTCAGCTTCGGGGGCAAGGACGTGACCATGCTGGAGCCGCACAAGCGCAATATCGGCGTCGTGTTCCAGAACTATGCCCTCTTCCCGCATATGACGGTCGGCGCCAATGTCGCCTATCCGCTCAAGCTCAGAGGCGTCTCAAAGCCGAAGATCCGCGAACAGGTCGCCTGGGCGCTGTCGCTGGTCAAACTTGATGGATATGACGACCGGTCGATCGACCAGCTGTCCGGCGGCCAGCGCCAGCGCGTGGCGCTCGCCCGGGCGGTGGTGTTCGAGCCCGACGTGCTGCTCATGGACGAGCCCCTCTCGGCCCTGGACAAGAAGCTGCGGGAGCATATGCAGATCGAGATCCGGCGACTGCACGAGACGCTGGGTGTCACCACGATCTATGTGACCCATGACCAGCGCGAAGCCCTCACCATGTCGGACCGCATCGCGGTCATCAATCACGGCCGCTTCGAGCAGATCGCGCAACCCCGCACTCTGTACGAGACGCCAGGGAGCAGCTTCGTTGCCGATTTCATCGGAGATGCCACGGTCATCGCCCTGCAGGGGGATGCAAGCGGCCGCACGTTGAACGGCCATCCGGTGCGCAGCAACGGCCATGCCGTGCCGGTGGGCGAGGCCTTCCTCGTCATGCGTCCGGAAAAGCTGCGCATCCTCGACGGCAGCAGCGACGACCAGTGGAACCGGTTCGCCGGTGTCGTCAGCGACAGCGTCTACCAGGGAGAGAGCGTGCTCATCTCCGTCACGCTGGAGAATGGCGAATCCGTGTTCCTGCGCCAGCCGACCGACCAGCAGACGCTTGCTGCGCTGCCGCAGCGGGGACAACCGATCGAAGTCGGGCTTCACATCCGCGACACGCTCATCGTGCCCAGGCACGCTGCGACATGA
- a CDS encoding ABC transporter permease, protein MKVHTAQEMEAADRAERWRTLALSMPAVLLVTIILLIPVGWLFWLSFTGPNGLTAVNYIRLYENPAYLSIFQTTFVLSLIVTVVAAALGYPLAYLLSQLPRTMAILGLLVVLLPFWTSTLVRTYSWLVLLQRRGLINTMLVNLGLTGEPLSLVYNSAGVVIGMVHIMLPFMVLPLYAAMKSVDPMLVRAAVSLGATRRHAFFTVFAPLTIPGLVAGSLLVFIYCLGFYITPQILGGGRVNLVSMKILENATVYSDWGAASALGVVLLVVTLLIFKAIQKILPVERLMRRA, encoded by the coding sequence ATGAAGGTCCATACCGCGCAGGAGATGGAGGCCGCGGACCGCGCCGAGCGGTGGCGGACCTTGGCGCTCTCCATGCCCGCGGTGCTGCTCGTCACCATCATCCTGCTGATCCCGGTGGGCTGGCTGTTCTGGCTCTCCTTCACCGGCCCCAACGGCCTCACGGCCGTCAATTATATCCGACTCTATGAGAATCCGGCCTATCTGAGCATCTTCCAGACGACGTTCGTCTTGAGCCTCATCGTCACTGTCGTCGCCGCCGCGCTCGGCTATCCCCTGGCCTATCTGCTGTCGCAGCTTCCCCGCACCATGGCGATCCTCGGGCTGCTCGTCGTCCTGCTGCCGTTCTGGACCTCGACGCTGGTGCGCACCTATTCCTGGCTGGTGCTGCTGCAGCGGCGCGGGCTGATCAACACGATGCTTGTCAATCTCGGGCTCACGGGAGAGCCGTTGAGCCTCGTCTATAACAGCGCCGGCGTCGTCATCGGCATGGTGCATATCATGCTGCCCTTTATGGTGCTGCCGCTCTATGCGGCCATGAAGTCCGTGGACCCGATGCTGGTCCGGGCCGCCGTCAGCCTCGGGGCAACCCGGCGGCATGCCTTCTTCACGGTGTTCGCACCGCTGACCATCCCGGGGCTGGTGGCGGGATCGCTGCTCGTCTTCATCTATTGCCTCGGTTTCTACATCACACCCCAGATCCTGGGTGGCGGACGGGTCAACCTCGTGTCGATGAAGATCCTCGAAAACGCCACGGTCTATTCCGACTGGGGGGCGGCGTCGGCCCTGGGCGTCGTGCTCCTCGTCGTCACGCTGCTGATTTTCAAGGCGATCCAGAAGATCCTTCCCGTCGAACGCCTGATGCGGCGCGCCTGA
- a CDS encoding ABC transporter permease — protein MMEDPTISHRQRLWLYAYGVLISIFLLAPIAIVIPISFSPGEFLEFPPSELSLRWYRTFFSSTEWMSATVVSVKAALLTVVVATPLGVAAAYGLHVSDSRFAKTVRPLLIVPLIVPVIIIAIGVFYLYARMSLINTLTGLVLAHSVLALPFVFVLVAAGLQRYDMAQEMVARSLGASRLKAFLTVTLPQIRPSVISAALFAFITSFDEVVIALFVSRGPSSTLTRKMFTSLRDQVSPTIAAISTILILITLVVAGLMLLAQLRQKPEVGATSSE, from the coding sequence ATGATGGAAGATCCGACCATCTCCCATCGTCAGCGCTTGTGGCTGTATGCCTATGGGGTCCTTATCAGCATCTTCCTGCTGGCTCCGATCGCGATCGTCATCCCGATCTCATTCTCGCCGGGCGAATTCCTCGAATTCCCTCCGTCCGAGCTGTCGCTGCGGTGGTATCGAACCTTCTTCTCCAGCACCGAATGGATGAGCGCGACCGTGGTGTCGGTGAAGGCCGCCCTCCTGACGGTCGTCGTGGCGACTCCGCTCGGCGTTGCCGCCGCCTACGGCCTGCATGTCTCGGATTCGCGTTTCGCCAAGACGGTCCGGCCGTTGCTCATCGTGCCGCTGATCGTGCCCGTGATCATCATCGCCATCGGCGTCTTCTATCTCTATGCCCGGATGTCGCTGATCAACACGCTGACCGGCCTGGTCCTGGCGCATAGCGTCCTTGCCCTGCCTTTCGTGTTTGTCCTGGTGGCCGCAGGGCTGCAGCGCTACGACATGGCACAGGAGATGGTCGCGCGTTCCCTCGGAGCCTCGCGGCTCAAGGCCTTCCTCACCGTCACCCTGCCGCAGATCCGGCCCTCGGTGATCTCGGCAGCGCTGTTTGCCTTCATCACCTCCTTCGACGAGGTGGTGATCGCGCTGTTCGTGTCGCGAGGCCCCTCCTCCACGCTGACGCGGAAGATGTTCACGTCCTTGCGCGATCAGGTCAGCCCGACGATTGCTGCGATCTCGACAATCCTGATCCTGATCACCCTGGTCGTTGCCGGTCTGATGCTGCTCGCCCAACTGCGACAGAAGCCGGAGGTCGGGGCGACCTCCAGCGAATGA